A region of Paenibacillus sp. 37 DNA encodes the following proteins:
- the kdpB gene encoding potassium-transporting ATPase subunit KdpB encodes MILQASLDTFKKLNPVVMIKNPVMFIVEVGTFITLLLCINPDLFTASEAGRGYNIAVFFILLFTLLFANFAEALAEGRGKAQADTLRKTKSDTMANLVQKDGTIRHVSSTQLKKGDMVRVEVGELIPTDGEIIEGLASIDESAITGESAPVIKEAGGDFSSVTGGTRVVSDYIVMRVQTDPGESFLDRMISLVEGAQRQKTPNEIALTTLLAVLTLIFLIVILTMVPMANYLGIRLDLATLIALLVCLIPTTIGGLLSAIGIAGMDRVTQFNVLAMSGKAVEAAGDIDTLILDKTGTITYGNRMASEFIPVQGITSSEMTQAALQASVRDETPEGRSVVELAGRQGQSWPETEYAHAENVEFTAETRMSGLNLSSGMKIRKGAVDAIKRYITSEGGRIPEDLDEIANRIAKAGGTPLAVAIDERIYGVIYLKDTVKPGLKEKFAEMRAMGIKTIMCTGDNPLTAATIALEAGVDDFIAEAKPEDKIAAIKKEQQEGKLVAMTGDGTNDAPALAQADVGLAMNSGTMAAKEAANMIDLDSDPTKLLSVVSIGKQLLITRGALTTFSISNDIAKYFAIIPAMFILAMPQLQALNIMNLASPQSAILSALIFNAIIIPLLIPIAMKGVKYRAMSAERLLGRNVFIYGVGGVIVPFIGIKLIDMVLSGIL; translated from the coding sequence ATGATACTTCAGGCTTCACTGGATACGTTCAAGAAGCTTAATCCAGTGGTCATGATCAAAAACCCGGTCATGTTTATTGTCGAGGTGGGTACATTCATTACGCTCTTGTTATGCATTAATCCCGATCTGTTCACCGCATCCGAAGCCGGGCGCGGGTACAATATCGCCGTATTTTTCATATTGCTGTTCACCCTGCTATTTGCCAACTTCGCGGAGGCACTTGCAGAAGGTAGAGGTAAAGCGCAGGCGGATACGTTACGCAAGACGAAGTCGGACACCATGGCCAATCTGGTACAGAAGGATGGAACAATCCGACACGTGTCTTCGACCCAATTGAAAAAAGGCGATATGGTACGTGTGGAAGTTGGTGAACTGATCCCCACGGACGGTGAGATTATAGAAGGCTTGGCCTCTATTGATGAATCGGCCATTACGGGAGAATCTGCCCCGGTCATCAAGGAAGCGGGAGGCGATTTTTCATCGGTTACCGGAGGTACACGTGTCGTATCTGATTACATCGTCATGCGTGTACAGACCGATCCGGGGGAGTCATTCCTTGACCGGATGATCTCTCTGGTTGAGGGTGCACAGCGCCAGAAAACACCCAATGAAATTGCGCTGACAACCCTGCTCGCCGTATTAACGCTGATCTTCCTGATCGTCATACTCACGATGGTTCCGATGGCGAATTACCTGGGTATTCGACTGGATCTAGCGACCCTGATCGCACTGCTCGTCTGCCTGATCCCAACCACCATTGGTGGATTACTGTCTGCCATTGGTATTGCCGGGATGGACCGTGTTACGCAGTTCAATGTGCTCGCCATGTCAGGTAAAGCGGTGGAAGCAGCCGGGGATATCGACACGTTGATTCTAGACAAAACAGGAACGATCACATACGGAAACCGCATGGCATCTGAGTTTATTCCCGTTCAGGGCATTACTTCGTCAGAGATGACGCAAGCTGCTTTACAGGCTTCTGTGCGAGATGAGACCCCGGAAGGACGTTCTGTTGTAGAACTGGCAGGCAGACAAGGCCAGAGCTGGCCGGAGACGGAATATGCACATGCGGAAAATGTGGAATTCACGGCAGAGACCCGGATGTCCGGTCTCAATCTGAGTAGCGGAATGAAGATCCGCAAAGGTGCGGTGGATGCGATCAAAAGATATATCACTTCCGAAGGAGGCCGTATACCGGAAGATCTGGATGAGATCGCAAATCGAATTGCAAAGGCCGGAGGTACGCCGCTTGCTGTAGCCATCGATGAACGCATTTACGGTGTGATCTATCTGAAAGACACTGTGAAGCCAGGGCTGAAAGAGAAGTTTGCTGAGATGCGCGCTATGGGCATCAAGACCATTATGTGTACAGGCGACAATCCGTTAACCGCAGCGACCATCGCGCTGGAAGCGGGCGTGGATGATTTTATTGCCGAAGCGAAGCCCGAGGATAAGATTGCGGCGATCAAAAAAGAGCAGCAGGAGGGCAAACTCGTCGCCATGACGGGCGACGGTACCAACGATGCTCCTGCTCTGGCCCAGGCTGATGTGGGCCTGGCAATGAATTCGGGCACCATGGCGGCCAAGGAAGCGGCCAATATGATTGACTTGGATTCCGATCCGACCAAGCTATTGTCGGTCGTCTCCATTGGCAAGCAGCTGCTGATTACACGCGGTGCACTTACAACCTTTTCGATATCCAATGATATCGCGAAATATTTTGCCATCATCCCAGCCATGTTTATTCTCGCCATGCCGCAGCTTCAGGCGCTAAATATTATGAATCTGGCTTCACCGCAGTCTGCGATCCTGTCGGCGCTCATCTTCAACGCCATTATTATTCCGCTACTCATTCCTATCGCAATGAAAGGGGTCAAGTATCGGGCGATGTCAGCCGAACGACTGCTTGGTCGCAATGTGTTCATCTATGGTGTAGGTGGTGTGATTGTACCTTTTATCGGCATTAAGCTCATTGATATGGTTCTATCAGGGATTCTTTGA
- the kdpC gene encoding potassium-transporting ATPase subunit KdpC, whose product MNMFLPAVRLSVVLMLICGLIYPLVTTGVAQLLFPAQANGSLITQNEKIIGSSLLAQEIQSPGLFQPRASNAGYDPTASAGSNRAVASDEYISEMKEKIAQLRQENPGLQQIPADLVTGSGSGLDPDLSPEAAEAQIPRISEATGLSEQQLVQLVNEHTEGRQMGIFGEPRVNVTALNVALTTELN is encoded by the coding sequence ATGAACATGTTCTTACCCGCTGTACGGCTGTCCGTCGTGCTTATGCTGATCTGCGGTCTAATCTACCCGCTTGTAACGACTGGCGTAGCCCAACTTCTCTTCCCTGCGCAGGCGAATGGCAGTCTGATTACGCAAAATGAGAAAATTATTGGCTCGTCACTGCTGGCGCAGGAAATCCAATCGCCGGGGCTGTTCCAGCCCCGGGCATCAAATGCCGGTTATGACCCAACGGCTTCAGCCGGTTCGAATCGTGCCGTAGCTTCGGATGAGTATATCAGTGAGATGAAGGAAAAGATTGCTCAGCTTAGGCAGGAAAACCCGGGATTGCAGCAGATCCCTGCTGATCTCGTGACGGGTTCAGGATCTGGACTTGACCCGGATCTCTCTCCCGAAGCCGCTGAGGCGCAGATCCCGCGCATCAGCGAAGCTACGGGACTTAGTGAACAGCAGCTTGTGCAACTTGTAAATGAGCATACGGAAGGTCGTCAAATGGGTATATTCGGGGAACCGCGTGTGAATGTAACGGCTCTGAATGTGGCGCTGACAACGGAACTGAATTAA
- a CDS encoding histidine kinase, with protein MEDSFKRKSPEEMLKMITKLQQGTLKIYIGPVSGSGKTYHMLREGNTLREQGIDVVICAVSTMRRPETVEQLGALERIPSIHWLRQSDDVEMKDLNLDALLERNPEVVLVDGLAHRNRDGARYATRLEDIQFLLRNNISVMTTVNVYELEGYTELARQLTGIVAEHTVPADTLELADEVKLIDVTPETILSRLAEGHLKGHEGVAVFRQGNLGILRELALRLVAEGVNESLREHREEMGITVTTGILERILVSTQYHWNGSIYIRRGQQIAKRLNGDLSAVVFRNMKQSLTKEATVFRRNMIKLLEKFGGHMEELSILHRRNIPSMLARYAMEHQITRIVMGHSRRTRWQELWQGSVVNSLLRRLRGVDLFLVADRAAREGERVVPAKVNEVESLTYRRLSEQEMKEQIGQIQRGTFKIYIGAAPGVGKTYMMLREGNDLLRKGIDVQIGLLETHGRAETVEQMGHLSVIPRVQRFYQETRLEEMDTEGILRLCPEVVLVDELAHTNVPGSVRQKRYEDVLILLNAGISVITTMNVQHLESLNDAVEHITGVRVRETVPDRIIQMADEVQLIDVAPQALRQRMREGKIYATAKVEQALANFFKIGNLIALRELALRELADDVDERLEAQQAKITLRGPWRRQEAVFVCVSSDRHAERLIRRGFRMAFRLKAIWHVHHIHIGESMSDEVKCHLEALEQLTIRLGGQFHIHHSPRLRDVPEILARKASEARATQLVVGQARRVWWLNGYRGSGSVVNQLVRLSRHLDVLIVADYDYERNGM; from the coding sequence ATGGAAGACAGTTTCAAGCGCAAGTCTCCAGAAGAGATGCTGAAGATGATTACGAAGCTACAGCAGGGTACGCTCAAAATCTACATCGGCCCCGTCAGCGGATCGGGCAAAACGTATCACATGTTACGAGAAGGGAATACGTTGCGCGAGCAGGGCATTGATGTAGTCATCTGCGCCGTCTCCACAATGCGCAGACCGGAAACGGTGGAACAGCTTGGCGCACTCGAACGGATTCCAAGCATTCACTGGTTACGCCAGAGTGATGATGTAGAGATGAAGGATCTGAACTTGGATGCACTGCTGGAGCGTAATCCGGAGGTTGTGCTGGTGGATGGTTTGGCACATCGCAACAGAGATGGCGCTCGATATGCTACCAGGCTGGAGGACATTCAGTTCTTGCTCCGAAACAACATCAGTGTCATGACAACGGTGAATGTGTATGAGCTGGAAGGTTATACCGAGCTGGCACGACAACTTACAGGGATCGTAGCAGAACATACGGTACCCGCGGATACACTGGAACTTGCGGATGAAGTCAAGCTGATTGACGTCACGCCGGAAACGATACTGAGCCGTCTTGCAGAAGGTCATCTGAAGGGGCATGAGGGAGTAGCTGTATTTCGTCAAGGCAATCTGGGTATTCTGCGCGAACTGGCCCTGAGATTGGTTGCAGAAGGGGTCAATGAATCTCTGCGCGAGCATCGAGAGGAGATGGGAATTACCGTCACAACAGGCATCCTGGAACGGATTCTGGTGTCCACGCAATATCATTGGAACGGCTCGATCTATATCCGGCGCGGACAACAGATTGCCAAACGGCTGAATGGTGATCTGTCCGCGGTGGTTTTTCGGAATATGAAGCAGTCATTAACCAAGGAGGCAACCGTATTTCGGCGCAATATGATCAAACTGTTGGAGAAGTTTGGCGGCCATATGGAGGAACTGTCAATATTACACCGTCGTAACATCCCGTCTATGCTGGCGCGTTACGCCATGGAGCACCAGATTACCCGGATTGTGATGGGACACTCCCGGCGTACGCGCTGGCAGGAACTGTGGCAAGGGTCCGTTGTTAACTCACTGCTACGCAGATTACGTGGTGTGGATCTGTTTCTGGTTGCTGATCGAGCGGCCCGGGAGGGTGAACGTGTGGTCCCGGCCAAAGTAAACGAAGTGGAGTCACTGACATATCGCAGACTAAGTGAGCAGGAAATGAAGGAACAGATTGGCCAGATTCAGCGCGGCACATTCAAAATATATATTGGAGCCGCACCAGGTGTAGGCAAAACCTACATGATGCTGCGGGAAGGCAATGATTTGCTCCGTAAGGGCATCGATGTGCAAATCGGTTTGCTGGAGACACATGGACGGGCAGAAACCGTGGAGCAGATGGGTCATTTATCTGTAATCCCCCGCGTGCAGCGATTCTATCAGGAGACTCGACTGGAAGAGATGGACACGGAGGGGATTCTGCGTCTTTGCCCGGAAGTGGTGCTTGTGGATGAACTGGCGCATACGAATGTGCCCGGAAGTGTCCGGCAAAAGCGTTATGAAGATGTCCTTATCCTGCTGAATGCAGGCATCTCGGTCATTACCACAATGAATGTACAGCATCTCGAAAGTCTGAATGATGCCGTTGAACATATTACCGGTGTTCGTGTCCGCGAGACCGTACCCGATCGGATCATTCAGATGGCGGATGAGGTGCAGCTGATTGATGTGGCGCCCCAGGCCTTGCGGCAGCGCATGAGGGAGGGTAAAATCTATGCAACTGCCAAGGTCGAGCAAGCTCTTGCAAATTTCTTCAAAATCGGTAATCTGATTGCCTTGCGTGAACTTGCCCTGCGCGAACTGGCGGACGACGTGGATGAACGGCTTGAAGCACAGCAGGCCAAAATCACACTTCGAGGACCTTGGCGCAGACAGGAAGCGGTCTTTGTATGTGTAAGCAGTGATCGTCATGCCGAGCGGCTTATCCGGCGTGGATTCCGCATGGCTTTTCGTCTAAAAGCCATCTGGCATGTACATCATATCCACATCGGCGAGTCCATGAGTGACGAAGTGAAGTGCCATCTGGAAGCGTTGGAACAGCTGACGATTCGGCTTGGTGGTCAATTTCATATTCATCACAGTCCAAGGCTGCGCGATGTACCTGAGATTTTGGCAAGAAAGGCATCGGAGGCGAGAGCAACCCAGTTGGTGGTCGGGCAGGCAAGACGGGTGTGGTGGCTGAATGGCTACCGCGGCTCAGGTTCGGTGGTCAACCAACTTGTACGGTTGTCGCGGCATCTGGATGTATTAATCGTTGCAGATTATGATTATGAACGGAACGGGATGTGA
- a CDS encoding ATP-binding protein, giving the protein MNGTGCEWILSERIKKETQAFHGKRVPAYVWVTLGVTLLTLLLHAIGMSGDLVNVALIYLFPVLVSAVYWGMGPAVYAASFSVIMFDFFFVPPYLSFTVEDLRYLISFVVYLAVAILTASLAGRLRQQLEMVKAREATTNSLYALSRQMTAITDLNTLLVNIATQVSLTLGKPAAMYLPDGQGDLLVTSSSSPASEAEKGGWGDGESEIAIAKWVYHHGQIAGKGSSTLRESPGLYVPLRTEEQIHGVLAVSMDADEVHEQQEQLRLLEACGGLAAGAIARVKLAEEARLAQITAESERIRTALLDSVSHELRTPLTAIIGSATGLLENDILFTPEDRRELTVNIRDGALRMNRLVTNLLGMVRLESGMLQLNRKWCDVGDMISVVLTQVREFSLHRNIQVELPDDPAFIYGDEVLLEQVLVNIVSNAIKYSPDESQIVITVASDKSSSQLTIWVADQGIGIPEAERICIFDKFYRSESTQHVTGTGLGLAICKGIVEVHGGTIVAEPNLGGGTRMRIELPMEAHGSRFPYSEQGEVEE; this is encoded by the coding sequence ATGAACGGAACGGGATGTGAATGGATATTGTCTGAACGAATAAAAAAAGAAACGCAGGCATTCCATGGAAAAAGGGTTCCGGCATATGTATGGGTGACCCTCGGGGTGACGCTGCTAACCTTGCTTCTTCATGCCATCGGCATGAGTGGTGATCTGGTTAATGTAGCACTTATATACCTGTTTCCGGTACTGGTGAGTGCCGTGTATTGGGGAATGGGGCCAGCTGTATATGCCGCGAGTTTTAGCGTTATTATGTTTGACTTCTTTTTTGTACCGCCATATCTGAGTTTCACGGTTGAGGATTTGAGATATCTCATCTCCTTTGTCGTTTATCTTGCTGTGGCAATTTTAACTGCGAGTCTTGCAGGTCGATTGCGACAACAGTTGGAGATGGTAAAAGCACGCGAGGCCACAACTAACTCCCTGTACGCATTGAGTCGTCAGATGACAGCCATTACGGATCTGAATACGTTGCTGGTTAACATTGCAACCCAGGTTTCGCTCACCCTGGGTAAGCCCGCGGCTATGTATCTTCCGGATGGTCAGGGGGATCTACTGGTTACTAGCTCATCTTCACCCGCATCTGAAGCAGAAAAGGGTGGTTGGGGAGATGGAGAGTCGGAGATTGCCATTGCCAAATGGGTATATCATCACGGACAGATCGCTGGTAAAGGATCATCTACTCTGCGGGAATCTCCCGGACTTTACGTGCCGCTACGCACAGAGGAGCAGATTCATGGCGTGCTCGCTGTGAGCATGGATGCTGATGAGGTTCATGAGCAGCAAGAACAGCTTCGTCTGTTGGAGGCATGCGGAGGACTGGCCGCAGGTGCCATTGCCCGAGTGAAACTGGCTGAAGAGGCCCGATTGGCGCAGATCACTGCCGAATCGGAGCGCATACGCACAGCGCTGCTGGACTCTGTCTCCCATGAATTGCGTACGCCCCTAACCGCCATTATCGGCTCGGCTACGGGATTGTTGGAGAATGATATTCTTTTTACACCCGAGGATCGGAGAGAATTAACAGTCAACATTCGGGATGGAGCCTTGCGCATGAATCGTCTCGTCACGAATCTGCTGGGTATGGTTCGGCTGGAGAGCGGCATGTTGCAACTGAATCGGAAATGGTGTGACGTGGGGGACATGATCAGCGTTGTACTGACACAGGTTCGGGAATTCAGTCTGCATCGTAACATTCAAGTTGAACTGCCTGATGATCCGGCTTTCATTTACGGAGATGAAGTATTGCTGGAGCAGGTACTGGTCAATATCGTCAGCAACGCCATCAAATATTCGCCTGATGAGAGCCAGATTGTTATCACTGTGGCGAGTGATAAGAGTTCAAGTCAATTGACGATCTGGGTAGCTGATCAAGGCATCGGTATACCGGAAGCGGAAAGAATATGTATATTTGATAAGTTCTATCGCTCGGAGTCGACCCAGCATGTCACAGGAACGGGGCTTGGTCTGGCGATCTGCAAAGGCATTGTGGAAGTCCACGGAGGTACCATTGTGGCAGAGCCGAATCTGGGCGGAGGAACGAGAATGCGCATAGAACTCCCCATGGAGGCTCACGGATCGCGGTTTCCCTATTCAGAACAAGGAGAGGTTGAAGAATAA